A region from the Lolium perenne isolate Kyuss_39 chromosome 4, Kyuss_2.0, whole genome shotgun sequence genome encodes:
- the LOC127349185 gene encoding indole-3-pyruvate monooxygenase YUCCA8-like translates to MQDQANSTSPRQSLCTVEGPIIVGAGPSGLAVAATLRKHSVPFTILERSDDIADLWTNRTYGRLRLHLPKVFCELPHVRFPPDFPAYPSKHDFLRYLHSYADHFSISPLFGRTVTQARFDAATSLWHVTAVVEGGEVTEYVSRWLVVASGENAEVVVPRVKGRERFAGEVLHSSEYKSGERFKGKRVLVVGCGNSGMEMCLDLCEHGAIPFMSVRSGVHVLPREMLGSSTFGIAMNLLRWLPVNLVDRFLLLVAKMILGETEKYGLKRPKLGPLEIKGVTGKSPVLDVGAWSLIKSGDIKVVAEVESLGCNGARFVDGNDMALDAVIFATGYRSNVPSWLQDGEFFREDGKPRLRSPSNWRGPNGLYCVGFTGQGLLGAGKDALRAASDIAGRWQEEMVAVAAPGAATISPV, encoded by the exons ATGCAAGACCAAGCTAATTCCACGAGCCCTAGGCAGAGCCTCTGCACAGTTGAAGGCCCCATCATCGTCGGCGCCGGTCCGTCaggcctcgccgtcgccgccactCTCCGGAAGCACTCGGTGCCCTTCACCATCCTCGAGCGCTCCGACGACATCGCCGACCTCTGGACCAACCGCACCTATGGCCGCCTCCGTCTGCACCTCCCAAAGGTCTTCTGCGAGCTTCCCCATGTTCGCTTCCCTCCCGACTTCCCCGCCTACCCGAGCAAGCATGACTTCCTCCGCTACCTCCACTCTTACGCCGACCACTTCTCCATCTCGCCGCTGTTCGGCCGCACCGTGACACAGGCTCGGTTCGACGCGGCCACGTCGCTGTGGCATGTCACCGCGGTGGTGGAGGGCGGCGAGGTGACGGAGTACGTGTCGAGGTGGCTAGTGGTGGCCAGCGGGGAGAATGCCGAGGTCGTGGTGCCGAGGGTGAAGGGGAGGGAGAGGTTTGCCGGGGAGGTGCTGCACTCCAGCGAGTACAAGAGCGGCGAGAGGTTCAAGGGCAAGAGGGTGCTGGTTGTGGGTTGTGGCAACTCCGGGATGGAGATGTGCTTGGACCTTTGCGAGCACGGTGCAATCCCTTTCATGTCTGTTAGGAGTGGG GTGCATGTTTTGCCAAGAGAGATGCTTGGAAGCTCAACATTTGGCATAGCCATGAATCTTCTTAGATGGCTGCCGGTAAACCTGGTGGATCGATTCCTCCTGCTCGTTGCAAAGATGATCCTTGGAGAGACCGAAAAGTACGGTCTGAAGAGGCCCAAGCTGGGGCCTTTGGAGATCAAGGGCGTCACCGGGAAGAGCCCTGTTCTGGACGTGGGAGCATGGTCCTTGATCAAATCTGGAGACATCAAG GTGGTGGCAGAGGTGGAGTCACTGGGGTGCAACGGGGCAAGGTTCGTGGACGGAAACGACATGGCCTTGGATGCCGTCATCTTCGCCACCGGCTACAGAAGCAACGTCCCGTCCTGGCTCCAG GACGGCGAGTTCTTCAGGGAGGACGGCAAGCCGAGATTGCGCAGCCCCAGCAACTGGAGAGGCCCCAACGGGCTGTACTGCGTCGGGTTCACCGGCCAGGGCTTGCTCGGCGCCGGCAAGGACGCGCTGAGGGCCGCCTCCGACATCGCCGGGAGGTGGCAGGAGGAGATGGTGGCAGTAGCAGCGCCTGGAGCGGCCACGATCTCCCCAGTGTGA